From a region of the Sebastes umbrosus isolate fSebUmb1 chromosome 10, fSebUmb1.pri, whole genome shotgun sequence genome:
- the phf3 gene encoding PHD finger protein 3 isoform X1 — translation MDTVDTFNHLIPSDQLDDSLVTGQNQECEAGNEFGPGLRPEDSLKNMLSDKDPMFGCATSQFNLLDNEDSTFQEVAGSTGLTDGSASTGLSSELTVADTTQVKQPVGRRRKRPSNSEYEYSSGPESPNTSTNAMDRVRPGKKPANRLQKSFLIEKGVKGIQLKKELTLGGRVDVNDFNGGIWLKPSVVLRRLTVTIAGFRIELLPGPSYTQNVEASQSACLDGVFSYAGDIGFAVLPDDAVNVQKPTPENVAEVEVIEKGSADDVALGLGPYVNPNDVQTSNGTLMGSACTQETKLDNQSVPEKEKPVSEEKDDINEPQNIENNRTTVSNQTDKEKQIVDKTLLKSKQELTSNKNKDLVSGKPNNMIKGHKVTQNMPSKVQRGDLHKMKSLKEKKDVSPLKRPAEITQSEHATKMQKTQGTGESKVKPKSPSTPSPVVKRSPSSGNRVDQQGPTKPTHPPNISKVETSNPMPSRPGQSLKMPEEGGQKLKKPEKILQRQKSKTSRSISVDEPQLFIPDNAPVVKKEAAEEQPANSEIVWDGNNCCGQCKKHHNNMFMVGCGRCDDWFHGDCVGLDLTKVREMEEEDQMYVCLKCCEEESKKVEPEPPIAAKPEVQVKTEVQDVKLSPNPQPGPSQNIPSGGVRPVRKDPDRRQSSDAREGAHKTGFYLTKSKTQSSKKPVSVEAIRRSVRDSLKEILIQRLKESDLSVSVERASEVAKKTERELFHLYKDTDNKYKNKYRSLMFNLKDTKNNVLFKRVLKGEISPGNLIRMSPEELASKELAAWRQRENRHTIEMIEKQEREVERRPITKITHKGEIEIESQEPAKAPEPAELEPPPKVTEVSAEPPKTPEDKAESTNTEKDTTSQHKSHLFDLHCKICTGRMAPPVEEVPTKVVKVATTVVRRQSTKPEETKSTATPAIDDDLHLTVLEESFRSAHSGYEARSDHKPGREEEAIFLSNLESPWQGLIHMHSVAKFATKAFPVSGILDNLTEDLPDSIQVGGRISPQTVWDYLEKIRATGTKEVCLIRFSPETDEDEISYTLLYAYFSSRRRFGVVSNNLKQVKDMYLIPLGATEKVPHQLVPFDGPGLENNRANLLLGLIIRQRPKMDFLPVEMNETARIIPEIKPIIVSAKETRATEEEEKIFLSSLTTPHKKEKDKPLNTTEDVDEPITEALEEPSASEETSSQEPQKPLRFLPGVLLGWGGELPPLPDLGVKHATTADDNQNTRPVPKSEASTGNLKSPTTTAAQRERFVIKKREAKPVKAEPELSGPTDTSAANNSSGKDAAVVTHSAPVSLKDKPPDVSTEAFLASLSAAQSGTETSSAASANEGDAGLLSDSEKAPSEGSSLSQSESQAAPAHTNSSKPPLSGILKKSSAYSSVDEDKTTVIQKDEASHPAPSSPKPVPVLSSTRNDPVTLFHQGFLQLSQAKKKPEEEKQTTIPSFAGENEGPDMSQACATVTQTLYPTTVQGPQAVCYTEASELQHDTVMASALPVYNSAAPIPSQQQQPQVPGSYEYPTGPPPDTFSIPHTQHQNHSAPWAQDGTSQALPGLQSQYAESYPEPAGRPPSLAKDYRRLEERYSDPWERPRTTEEKDHHGRHSHQRDTHHGKKSRHHDREKKRDRSHDRERSRHHGHSDDRYGEKRKERHHSDDHSSRHKDRHRHRRDSDYENGRRSSKDS, via the exons ATGGATACTGTGGACACCTTTAACCATTTAATACCCAGTGACCAGTTGGACGACTCCCTGGTAACAGGTCAGAACCAGGAATGTGAAGCCGGTAATGAGTTTGGGCCCGGACTCCGACCGGAAGATTCACTAAAGAACATGCTCAGTGACAAAGACCCCATGTTTGGATGCGCAACCTCTCAGTTCAATCTGCTGGACAATGAGGACTCCACTTTTCAGGAGGTTGCTGGCTCAACAG GTCTCACTGATGGTTCAGCATCCACAGGCCTCAGCAGTGAACTGACAGTTGCAGACACCACACAAGTAAAGCAACCTGTTGGCAGGCGGAGGAAACGTCCAAGTAATTCAGAATACG AATATAGCAGTGGCCCAGAATCTCCTAACACATCCACCAACGCCATGGACCGAGTACGACCAGGAAAGAAACCAGCGAACAGGCTACAGAAGTCATTTCTTATTGAGAAAGGAGTTAAAGGCATCCAGCTGAAGAAAGAATTAACTCTTGGAGGACGTGTTGATGTTAATGATTTTAATGGTGGGATATGGCTGAAGCCTTCCGTTGTATTGAGACGACTGACAGTCACAATTGCAGGATTCAGGATTGAGCTGCTTCCTGGACCCTCTTACACACAAAATGTTGAAGCGAGCCAGTCTGCGTGCCTTGACGGTGTTTTTTCGTATGCTGGGGACATTGGGTTTGCTGTGCTGCCTGACGATGCTGTCAATGTACAGAAACCAACACCTGAGAATGTGGCAGAGGTGGAAGTAATAGAGAAGGGCTCTGCTGATGATGTAGCCCTTGGGCTGGGCCCGTATGTGAATCCTAACGACGTGCAGACCTCCAACGGGACTTTAATGGGGAGTGCCTGCACGCAAGAGACAAAACTTGACAATCAGAGTGTTCCTGAAAAGGAAAAGCCAGTCAGTGAAGAAAAAGACGACATCAACGAGCCACAAAACATTGAGAACAACAGAACTACTGTTAGTAATCAGACTGACAAGGAAAAACAGATTGTGGACAAAACACTGCTCAAGTCGAAACAAGAACTGACTTCTAACAAGAATAAGGACTTGGTTTCAGGTAAACCAAACAACATGATTAAGGGACATAAAGTAACCCAAAACATGCCATCCAAAGTCCAAAGAGGAGACCTGCACAAAATGAAATCtctgaaggaaaagaaagatgTTTCACCTTTGAAAAGGCCTGCAGAAATCACCCAAAGTGAGCATGCTACTAAGATGCAGAAGACACAGGGCACAGGAGAgagtaaagtgaagccaaaatcaCCAAGTACACCTAGCCCTGTAGTGAAGAGAAGCCCATCATCTGGCAACCGTGTGGATCAGCAGGGACCAACTAAACCTACTCATCCTCCCAATATCTCCAAAGTTGAAACCAGTAACCCGATGCCCAGTCGTCCAGGCCAATCTTTAAAGATGCCTGAGGAAGGAGGGCAGAAACTGAAAAAGCCTGAAAAGATCCTCCAAAGACAGAAAAGCAAAACTTCAAGAAGCATCTCCGTGGATGAGCCGCAGCTGTTCATTCCAGACAACGCTCCTGTTGTGAAGAAGGAAGCTGCTGAGGAGCAACCCGCCAACAGTGAGATTGTATGGGATGGAAACAACTGTTGTGGCCAGTGCAAAAAACACCACAATAACAT GTTCATGGTAGGCTGCGGACGCTGTGACGACTGGTTCCACGGCGACTGCGTTGGTCTGGACCTGACGAAAGTACGCgaaatggaggaggaggaccagaTGTACGTGTGCTTGAAGTGCTGTGAGGAGGAAAGCAAAAAGGTTGAGCCAGAGCCCCCGATTGCAGCCAAACCAGAAGTTCAAGTGAAGACGGAGGTCCAGGATGTTAAGCTGTCTCCCAATCCCCAACCGGGACCGTCCCAGAATATCCCATCAGGGGGGGTCAGACCAGTAAGAAAG GATCCTGACAGAAGGCAGTCCTCAGATGCCAGAGAAGGAGCTCATAAAACAG GCTTTTATCTGACAAAAAGTAAGACTCAATCTTCAAAGAAACCGGTGTCTGTGGAGGCAATCAGGCGAAGTGTGCGTGATTCTCTGAAAGAAATCCTTATACAGAG GTTGAAGGAGTCTGATTTGAGCGTCTCAGTGGAGAGGGCCTCTGAAGTTGccaagaagacagagagagagctttttCACTTGTATAAAGACACCGACAACAAATACAAGAACAAGTACAGAAGCTTAATGTTCAACCTCAAAGATACTAAAAATAAT gtcctctttaagaggGTTCTCAAAGGGGAGATTTCTCCTGGTAACCTAATTCGAATGAGCCCCGAGGAACTGGCCTCGAAAGAGTTGGCTGCTTGGCGACAAAGGGAGAACCGACAT ACTATTGAGATGATTGAAAAACAGGAAAGAGAGGTCGAGAGACGGCCGATCACTAAGATAACACACAAAGGTGAAATTGAAATTGAGAGCCAAGAACCAGCGAAGGCACCTGAGCCTGCAGAG CTTGAGCCTCCTCCTAAAGTGACTGAAGTCTCAGCGGAACCACCAAAAACCCCTGAGGACAAAGCCGAGAGCACCAACACGGAGAAAGACACCACCAGCCAACACAAGTCTCACTTATTTGATCTACACTGCAAAATCTGCACAG GTCGTATGGCGCCCCCTGTAGAGGAGGTACCAACCAAAGTGGTCAAAGTTGCTACTACAGTGGTTAGGAGGCAGTCCACGAAACCTGAAGAGACGAAGAGCACAGCGACACCCGCAATCGACGACGATCTGCACCTCACCGTTTTAGAGGAGAGCTTTCGAAGCGCTCACTCAGGCTATGAAGCAAG GTCGGATCATAAAcctggaagagaagaagaggccATTTTCCTTTCCAACTTGGAGTCCCCGTGGCAAGGACTCATTCATATGCACTCTGTGGCAAAGTTTGCGACAAAAGCTTTTCCCGTCTCAGGCATTTTGGACAACCTGACTGAG GACCTTCCTGATAGCATTCAGGTTGGCGGAAGGATAAGTCCACAGACGGTGTGGGACTACTTGGAGAAGATACGGGCAACTGGAACAAAA GAGGTGTGCCTGATTCGCTTCTCCCCTGAGACGGACGAAGATGAGATCTCCTATACTCTTCTGTATGCCTACTTCAGCAGTCGTAGGCGTTTCGGGGTGGTGTCCAATAACCTGAAACAAGTGAAGGACATGTATCTCATTCCTTTGGGAGCCACTGAAAAAGTTCCACATCAGCTTGTTCCCTTTGATGGGCCAG GTTTAGAAAACAACCGCGCCAACCTTCTCCTCGGACTCATTATTCGCCAGAGACCGAAAATGGATTTTCTTCCCGTGGAGATGAATGAAACTGCCAGGATTATTCCTGAAATCAAGCCCATCATCGTTTCTGCAAAAGAAAccagagcaacagaggaggaagagaaaatcttcctttcttccttgaCTACTCCACATAAAAAAGAGAAGGACAAACCACTTAACACTACTGAAGATGTTGATGAGCCGATTACAGAGGCTTTGGAAGAACCATCTGCATCAGAGGAGACCAGCAGTCAGGAACCCCAAAAACCACTGCGCTTTCTTCCAGGTGTGTTACTAGGCTGGGGAGGGGAATTACCGCCTCTGCCAGATCTTGGAGttaaacatgcaacaacagcagaCGACAACCAGAACACGCGACCAGTTCCAAAGTCTGAGGCATCAACTGGAAACTTGAAAAGTCCAACAACAACTGCTGCACAACGAGAGCGCTTTGTCATCAAGAAGAGAGAAGCTAAACCTGTTAAAGCTGAACCGGAGCTATCCGGCCCGACTGATACATCTGCTGCAAACAACTCATCAGGAAAGGATGCTGCAGTGGTGACACACAGTGCACCAGTCTCTCTGAAAGATAAGCCTCCAGATGTATCGACTGAAGCATTCCTGGCAAGCTTGTCTGCAGCTCAAAGCGGGACTGAAACGAGCAGCGCTGCCTCTGCAAACGAAGGCGATGCAGGCCTTTTGTCTGACTCTGAAAAAGCACCGTCTGAAGGGAGCTCTTTGTCGCAGTCAGAATCCCAGGCTGCACCAGCTCACACCAATAGTTCAAAACCTCCTTTAAGTGGAATATTGAAAAAATCTTCCGCGTATTCCAGCGTGGATGAAGATAAAACAACGGTGATACAAAAGGATGAAGCCAGCCACCCAGCTCCTTCGAGTCCCAAACCCGTTCCCGTGTTGAGCAGCACTAGAAATGATCCGGTTACACTATTTCACCAAGGATTTTTACAGCTTTCTCAGGCCAAGAAGAAACCTGAGGAAGAAAAGCAAACAACTATTCCATCATTCGCTGGTGAAAATGAAGGTCCTGACATGTCCCAAGCTTGTGCTACAGTAACTCAGACACTATATCCAACTACAGTCCAAGGACCACAAGCAGTGTGTTACACAGAAGCCTCTGAGCTCCAACACGACACAGTAATGGCATCAGCTCTCCCAGTATACAACAGCGCTGCACCAATCccatcacagcagcaacagcctCAGGTACCTGGCAGCTACGAATACCCAACCGGTCCTCCTCCTGACACGTTCTCCATCCCACACACCCAGCATCAGAACCACAGTGCACCGTGGGCTCAGGACGGCACTTCACAAGCTCTCCCCGGACTTCAATCGCAGTACGCCGAGAGCTACCCCGAACCAGCTGGCCGACCTCCATCCCTGGCCAAAGACTATAGGCGTCTAGAGGAGCGATACAGTGACCCGTGGGAGAGGCCACGAACGACTGAGGAGAAAGACCACCACGGGAGGCACAGCCATCAGAGGGACACTCATCACGGGAAAAAGAGCAGACACCACGACCGGGAGAAAAAGCGCGACCGCAGCCACGACAGAGAGAGGAGTAGGCACCACGGACACTCAGACGACCGCTATGgtgagaagaggaaagagaggcacCACAGCGATGATCACAGCAGCCGTCATAAGGACAGACACCGACATAGACGGGACTCTGATTATGAGAACGGACGGAGAAGTTCAAAAGACAGTTAA
- the phf3 gene encoding PHD finger protein 3 isoform X2: MDTVDTFNHLIPSDQLDDSLVTGQNQECEAGNEFGPGLRPEDSLKNMLSDKDPMFGCATSQFNLLDNEDSTFQEVAGSTGLTDGSASTGLSSELTVADTTQVKQPVGRRRKRPSNSEYEYSSGPESPNTSTNAMDRVRPGKKPANRLQKSFLIEKGVKGIQLKKELTLGGRVDVNDFNGGIWLKPSVVLRRLTVTIAGFRIELLPGPSYTQNVEASQSACLDGVFSYAGDIGFAVLPDDAVNVQKPTPENVAEVEVIEKGSADDVALGLGPYVNPNDVQTSNGTLMGSACTQETKLDNQSVPEKEKPVSEEKDDINEPQNIENNRTTVSNQTDKEKQIVDKTLLKSKQELTSNKNKDLVSGKPNNMIKGHKVTQNMPSKVQRGDLHKMKSLKEKKDVSPLKRPAEITQSEHATKMQKTQGTGESKVKPKSPSTPSPVVKRSPSSGNRVDQQGPTKPTHPPNISKVETSNPMPSRPGQSLKMPEEGGQKLKKPEKILQRQKSKTSRSISVDEPQLFIPDNAPVVKKEAAEEQPANSEIVWDGNNCCGQCKKHHNNMFMVGCGRCDDWFHGDCVGLDLTKVREMEEEDQMYVCLKCCEEESKKVEPEPPIAAKPEVQVKTEVQDVKLSPNPQPGPSQNIPSGGVRPDPDRRQSSDAREGAHKTGFYLTKSKTQSSKKPVSVEAIRRSVRDSLKEILIQRLKESDLSVSVERASEVAKKTERELFHLYKDTDNKYKNKYRSLMFNLKDTKNNVLFKRVLKGEISPGNLIRMSPEELASKELAAWRQRENRHTIEMIEKQEREVERRPITKITHKGEIEIESQEPAKAPEPAELEPPPKVTEVSAEPPKTPEDKAESTNTEKDTTSQHKSHLFDLHCKICTGRMAPPVEEVPTKVVKVATTVVRRQSTKPEETKSTATPAIDDDLHLTVLEESFRSAHSGYEARSDHKPGREEEAIFLSNLESPWQGLIHMHSVAKFATKAFPVSGILDNLTEDLPDSIQVGGRISPQTVWDYLEKIRATGTKEVCLIRFSPETDEDEISYTLLYAYFSSRRRFGVVSNNLKQVKDMYLIPLGATEKVPHQLVPFDGPGLENNRANLLLGLIIRQRPKMDFLPVEMNETARIIPEIKPIIVSAKETRATEEEEKIFLSSLTTPHKKEKDKPLNTTEDVDEPITEALEEPSASEETSSQEPQKPLRFLPGVLLGWGGELPPLPDLGVKHATTADDNQNTRPVPKSEASTGNLKSPTTTAAQRERFVIKKREAKPVKAEPELSGPTDTSAANNSSGKDAAVVTHSAPVSLKDKPPDVSTEAFLASLSAAQSGTETSSAASANEGDAGLLSDSEKAPSEGSSLSQSESQAAPAHTNSSKPPLSGILKKSSAYSSVDEDKTTVIQKDEASHPAPSSPKPVPVLSSTRNDPVTLFHQGFLQLSQAKKKPEEEKQTTIPSFAGENEGPDMSQACATVTQTLYPTTVQGPQAVCYTEASELQHDTVMASALPVYNSAAPIPSQQQQPQVPGSYEYPTGPPPDTFSIPHTQHQNHSAPWAQDGTSQALPGLQSQYAESYPEPAGRPPSLAKDYRRLEERYSDPWERPRTTEEKDHHGRHSHQRDTHHGKKSRHHDREKKRDRSHDRERSRHHGHSDDRYGEKRKERHHSDDHSSRHKDRHRHRRDSDYENGRRSSKDS, from the exons ATGGATACTGTGGACACCTTTAACCATTTAATACCCAGTGACCAGTTGGACGACTCCCTGGTAACAGGTCAGAACCAGGAATGTGAAGCCGGTAATGAGTTTGGGCCCGGACTCCGACCGGAAGATTCACTAAAGAACATGCTCAGTGACAAAGACCCCATGTTTGGATGCGCAACCTCTCAGTTCAATCTGCTGGACAATGAGGACTCCACTTTTCAGGAGGTTGCTGGCTCAACAG GTCTCACTGATGGTTCAGCATCCACAGGCCTCAGCAGTGAACTGACAGTTGCAGACACCACACAAGTAAAGCAACCTGTTGGCAGGCGGAGGAAACGTCCAAGTAATTCAGAATACG AATATAGCAGTGGCCCAGAATCTCCTAACACATCCACCAACGCCATGGACCGAGTACGACCAGGAAAGAAACCAGCGAACAGGCTACAGAAGTCATTTCTTATTGAGAAAGGAGTTAAAGGCATCCAGCTGAAGAAAGAATTAACTCTTGGAGGACGTGTTGATGTTAATGATTTTAATGGTGGGATATGGCTGAAGCCTTCCGTTGTATTGAGACGACTGACAGTCACAATTGCAGGATTCAGGATTGAGCTGCTTCCTGGACCCTCTTACACACAAAATGTTGAAGCGAGCCAGTCTGCGTGCCTTGACGGTGTTTTTTCGTATGCTGGGGACATTGGGTTTGCTGTGCTGCCTGACGATGCTGTCAATGTACAGAAACCAACACCTGAGAATGTGGCAGAGGTGGAAGTAATAGAGAAGGGCTCTGCTGATGATGTAGCCCTTGGGCTGGGCCCGTATGTGAATCCTAACGACGTGCAGACCTCCAACGGGACTTTAATGGGGAGTGCCTGCACGCAAGAGACAAAACTTGACAATCAGAGTGTTCCTGAAAAGGAAAAGCCAGTCAGTGAAGAAAAAGACGACATCAACGAGCCACAAAACATTGAGAACAACAGAACTACTGTTAGTAATCAGACTGACAAGGAAAAACAGATTGTGGACAAAACACTGCTCAAGTCGAAACAAGAACTGACTTCTAACAAGAATAAGGACTTGGTTTCAGGTAAACCAAACAACATGATTAAGGGACATAAAGTAACCCAAAACATGCCATCCAAAGTCCAAAGAGGAGACCTGCACAAAATGAAATCtctgaaggaaaagaaagatgTTTCACCTTTGAAAAGGCCTGCAGAAATCACCCAAAGTGAGCATGCTACTAAGATGCAGAAGACACAGGGCACAGGAGAgagtaaagtgaagccaaaatcaCCAAGTACACCTAGCCCTGTAGTGAAGAGAAGCCCATCATCTGGCAACCGTGTGGATCAGCAGGGACCAACTAAACCTACTCATCCTCCCAATATCTCCAAAGTTGAAACCAGTAACCCGATGCCCAGTCGTCCAGGCCAATCTTTAAAGATGCCTGAGGAAGGAGGGCAGAAACTGAAAAAGCCTGAAAAGATCCTCCAAAGACAGAAAAGCAAAACTTCAAGAAGCATCTCCGTGGATGAGCCGCAGCTGTTCATTCCAGACAACGCTCCTGTTGTGAAGAAGGAAGCTGCTGAGGAGCAACCCGCCAACAGTGAGATTGTATGGGATGGAAACAACTGTTGTGGCCAGTGCAAAAAACACCACAATAACAT GTTCATGGTAGGCTGCGGACGCTGTGACGACTGGTTCCACGGCGACTGCGTTGGTCTGGACCTGACGAAAGTACGCgaaatggaggaggaggaccagaTGTACGTGTGCTTGAAGTGCTGTGAGGAGGAAAGCAAAAAGGTTGAGCCAGAGCCCCCGATTGCAGCCAAACCAGAAGTTCAAGTGAAGACGGAGGTCCAGGATGTTAAGCTGTCTCCCAATCCCCAACCGGGACCGTCCCAGAATATCCCATCAGGGGGGGTCAGACCA GATCCTGACAGAAGGCAGTCCTCAGATGCCAGAGAAGGAGCTCATAAAACAG GCTTTTATCTGACAAAAAGTAAGACTCAATCTTCAAAGAAACCGGTGTCTGTGGAGGCAATCAGGCGAAGTGTGCGTGATTCTCTGAAAGAAATCCTTATACAGAG GTTGAAGGAGTCTGATTTGAGCGTCTCAGTGGAGAGGGCCTCTGAAGTTGccaagaagacagagagagagctttttCACTTGTATAAAGACACCGACAACAAATACAAGAACAAGTACAGAAGCTTAATGTTCAACCTCAAAGATACTAAAAATAAT gtcctctttaagaggGTTCTCAAAGGGGAGATTTCTCCTGGTAACCTAATTCGAATGAGCCCCGAGGAACTGGCCTCGAAAGAGTTGGCTGCTTGGCGACAAAGGGAGAACCGACAT ACTATTGAGATGATTGAAAAACAGGAAAGAGAGGTCGAGAGACGGCCGATCACTAAGATAACACACAAAGGTGAAATTGAAATTGAGAGCCAAGAACCAGCGAAGGCACCTGAGCCTGCAGAG CTTGAGCCTCCTCCTAAAGTGACTGAAGTCTCAGCGGAACCACCAAAAACCCCTGAGGACAAAGCCGAGAGCACCAACACGGAGAAAGACACCACCAGCCAACACAAGTCTCACTTATTTGATCTACACTGCAAAATCTGCACAG GTCGTATGGCGCCCCCTGTAGAGGAGGTACCAACCAAAGTGGTCAAAGTTGCTACTACAGTGGTTAGGAGGCAGTCCACGAAACCTGAAGAGACGAAGAGCACAGCGACACCCGCAATCGACGACGATCTGCACCTCACCGTTTTAGAGGAGAGCTTTCGAAGCGCTCACTCAGGCTATGAAGCAAG GTCGGATCATAAAcctggaagagaagaagaggccATTTTCCTTTCCAACTTGGAGTCCCCGTGGCAAGGACTCATTCATATGCACTCTGTGGCAAAGTTTGCGACAAAAGCTTTTCCCGTCTCAGGCATTTTGGACAACCTGACTGAG GACCTTCCTGATAGCATTCAGGTTGGCGGAAGGATAAGTCCACAGACGGTGTGGGACTACTTGGAGAAGATACGGGCAACTGGAACAAAA GAGGTGTGCCTGATTCGCTTCTCCCCTGAGACGGACGAAGATGAGATCTCCTATACTCTTCTGTATGCCTACTTCAGCAGTCGTAGGCGTTTCGGGGTGGTGTCCAATAACCTGAAACAAGTGAAGGACATGTATCTCATTCCTTTGGGAGCCACTGAAAAAGTTCCACATCAGCTTGTTCCCTTTGATGGGCCAG GTTTAGAAAACAACCGCGCCAACCTTCTCCTCGGACTCATTATTCGCCAGAGACCGAAAATGGATTTTCTTCCCGTGGAGATGAATGAAACTGCCAGGATTATTCCTGAAATCAAGCCCATCATCGTTTCTGCAAAAGAAAccagagcaacagaggaggaagagaaaatcttcctttcttccttgaCTACTCCACATAAAAAAGAGAAGGACAAACCACTTAACACTACTGAAGATGTTGATGAGCCGATTACAGAGGCTTTGGAAGAACCATCTGCATCAGAGGAGACCAGCAGTCAGGAACCCCAAAAACCACTGCGCTTTCTTCCAGGTGTGTTACTAGGCTGGGGAGGGGAATTACCGCCTCTGCCAGATCTTGGAGttaaacatgcaacaacagcagaCGACAACCAGAACACGCGACCAGTTCCAAAGTCTGAGGCATCAACTGGAAACTTGAAAAGTCCAACAACAACTGCTGCACAACGAGAGCGCTTTGTCATCAAGAAGAGAGAAGCTAAACCTGTTAAAGCTGAACCGGAGCTATCCGGCCCGACTGATACATCTGCTGCAAACAACTCATCAGGAAAGGATGCTGCAGTGGTGACACACAGTGCACCAGTCTCTCTGAAAGATAAGCCTCCAGATGTATCGACTGAAGCATTCCTGGCAAGCTTGTCTGCAGCTCAAAGCGGGACTGAAACGAGCAGCGCTGCCTCTGCAAACGAAGGCGATGCAGGCCTTTTGTCTGACTCTGAAAAAGCACCGTCTGAAGGGAGCTCTTTGTCGCAGTCAGAATCCCAGGCTGCACCAGCTCACACCAATAGTTCAAAACCTCCTTTAAGTGGAATATTGAAAAAATCTTCCGCGTATTCCAGCGTGGATGAAGATAAAACAACGGTGATACAAAAGGATGAAGCCAGCCACCCAGCTCCTTCGAGTCCCAAACCCGTTCCCGTGTTGAGCAGCACTAGAAATGATCCGGTTACACTATTTCACCAAGGATTTTTACAGCTTTCTCAGGCCAAGAAGAAACCTGAGGAAGAAAAGCAAACAACTATTCCATCATTCGCTGGTGAAAATGAAGGTCCTGACATGTCCCAAGCTTGTGCTACAGTAACTCAGACACTATATCCAACTACAGTCCAAGGACCACAAGCAGTGTGTTACACAGAAGCCTCTGAGCTCCAACACGACACAGTAATGGCATCAGCTCTCCCAGTATACAACAGCGCTGCACCAATCccatcacagcagcaacagcctCAGGTACCTGGCAGCTACGAATACCCAACCGGTCCTCCTCCTGACACGTTCTCCATCCCACACACCCAGCATCAGAACCACAGTGCACCGTGGGCTCAGGACGGCACTTCACAAGCTCTCCCCGGACTTCAATCGCAGTACGCCGAGAGCTACCCCGAACCAGCTGGCCGACCTCCATCCCTGGCCAAAGACTATAGGCGTCTAGAGGAGCGATACAGTGACCCGTGGGAGAGGCCACGAACGACTGAGGAGAAAGACCACCACGGGAGGCACAGCCATCAGAGGGACACTCATCACGGGAAAAAGAGCAGACACCACGACCGGGAGAAAAAGCGCGACCGCAGCCACGACAGAGAGAGGAGTAGGCACCACGGACACTCAGACGACCGCTATGgtgagaagaggaaagagaggcacCACAGCGATGATCACAGCAGCCGTCATAAGGACAGACACCGACATAGACGGGACTCTGATTATGAGAACGGACGGAGAAGTTCAAAAGACAGTTAA